The Proteiniborus ethanoligenes sequence ATAACCATTGAATTCACTAATGAAAAACTAGCTGAAGAATTACAGAACAAAGAATTTGCAATTAGACATGAGATTAACACTACAATGGTAAATAAGACTGAAAAAGACTTAGAGGGAGAAGAAGGACTTTCTGCCCTTAGAAGTGAGCTAACTACTAAAATAGCTAAAATATTTAATACTAATGAAATTAATAAGGTATATTTTAAAGAAATAATTGTACAGTAGGGGGGGTTACAGTCTTGGCTGAAGTTTTATCGCAACATGAAATAGATGCCCTACTCAATGCTTTAAACTCTGGAGAAGTAGATGTCAAAGAAATAAAAGACGATAGCAATGAGAAAAAAGTTAAAAAATATGATTTTAGAAATCCACAAAAAATAGCTAAAGATCAGTTGAGAACCTTAGAAATTATTCATGATAACTTTAGCAGACTTCTTCAGACTTTTTTGTCAGGATATTTAAGGGCTCCTGTAAAGATTTCTGTTTTAACAGTAGATCAATATGTATATAGTGAGTTTACAAATGCTATTTCAAATCCAGCATTTCTTTCAATTGTTAACTTTGAGCCTTTGAACGGACAAATAATAATTGATATTTCATCTAATATTGCTTTTACAATTATAGATCGTTTGCTAGGAGGCGATGGAGAAAATTTAGTAGATATTAGAAGCTTTACTGAAATTGAACTTACATTACTTAAAAATGTGATGCAAAGGACTATGGATTTAATAGCAGAAGCTTGGGAGAATGTAATAATACTTACCCCATCCTTAGATAAAATAGAAACAAATTCTCAATTCGCACAAATTATATCGCCAAATGAGACTATAGCATTAGTAACTATGAATTTGTCAATTGGTAACATTGAAGGACTAATTAATCTATGTATTCCTCATATAGTTATAGAGCCTATACTGGAAAGATTAAGTACTAAATTGTGGTTTTCAACAACTACAAAAGATATTACAGAAATAGATAAAGAATTGCTTAGAAAAAGAATTAAAAATACTGTTGTTAGCTTAAACGCTAATTTAAGCTCTACTAAAATTACATTAGGTGATTTAATTAATCTTCAAACTGGAGATGTAATAATGCTAGATAATGTGATAGAAGATGAAGTTTACATAAATGTAGGTACCCAGCTTAAATTTTTTGGGAAGCCTGGAGCTAATAAAAATAAAGTAGCAGTTCAAATAACAAGAGTTCAAAGGGACGGTGATGAAATAAATGACTGATAATATGCTAAGTCAAGAAGAAATAGATATGTTATTAAAAGGAAACTATGATAGTGTTGATGAAGATGTTCTTGATGATATTGAAAAGGATGCGTTAGGAGAAATAGGCAATATCAGTATGGGTACAGCTGCAACTACATTATTCACACTATTAGGACAAAAAGTTACTATTACAACACCTAAAGTTATTGTGACTACTTTAAGAGAAATAGCTGATCAATATTCAATACCTTTTGTTGCCGTCGATGTTAAATACAAAGTAGGCTTAGAAGGAGCAAATTTATTAATATTAAAGAGTGATGATGTTAAAGTAATTACAGACTTAATGATGGGTGGAGATGGCAAAAACATTAATAGAGATATTAATGAAATGGATATTAGTGCTATCAGCGAAGCTATGAATCAAATGGTAGGTTCCTCTTGTACTTCTTTATCAGAGATGTTTTCTAATCTTATAGATATTGAGCCACCAAGGGCTTTCCAGATAAACTTACATGAGAATGATTTTAATTTAGATAACTTTGGATTTGATGAACCGATAGTAAAAGTTTCTTTTAAAATGGTAGTAGGTGATTTAATTGATAGTGAAATAATGCAACTAATACCACTAAACTTTGCACGAAATATGGTTAACAAACTTTTAGGTAAAAGTGATATTGACGAAATAACTCATGAGATACAATATGAAAAAGAAGATTTATCATATGCTCCTCATAAGATGCAACCAGAACAAAATGCAATTACAAATTCTATGTCTTATAGCGGGAAAGTAGAATATGACAATCATGTAGAAAAAATGAATAATGTTAAACAAAATCCCGTTAATGTAAAAAAATTAGAACTACAACAGTTTGAAACAAGTGAAAGTAAAGTATATAATGAAAGCATTGAAATGATACAAGAAATACCTATTGAAATAACTGTTGAGCTTGGAAGAACTACAAGAAAAATTAGTGAAATTCTAGAATATGGACCAGGAACTATAATTGAGCTAGACAAGCTACTAGGCGAACCTTTGGAAATTTTCGCAAATGGGAAATTTATTGCAAAAGGTGAAGTTGTAGTAATTGATGATAATTTTGGTGTTAGAATCACTGATATTATCAATCCATCTAAACGAATAAGCAAAAATTAAGGAGGAATTATTATGGCAAAGGGAATATTAATTGTTGATGATGCAGCTTTTATGAGAATGATGATAAAGGATATTTTGACTAAAAACGGATTTAATGTTGCTGGTGAAGCTGAAAATGGTGCTAAAGCAATTGAAAAATATAAAGAGCTTTCACCTGAATTAGTTATTATGGATATAACTATGCCAGAGGTAGATGGTATACAAGCAGTAAAGGAAATAAAAAAGATAGATAGTAGTGCTAAAATAGTTATGTGCTCTGCCATGGGACAGCAAGCAATGGTTATTGAAGCTATACAGGCTGGAGCAAAAGACTTTATTGTTAAGCCTTTCCAAGCAGATAGAGTTATTGAAGCTGTAAAAAAGGTTATTGGATAATAAAATACTTTTTAAAATTGATCATTAAAAACATTACAGTATATGTCAATAATTGGATGTGATGCTTAATTGATATCTGAGTTAATAAAAACCTTTGTGTATTTAGCTACTTTTATTTTTGTAATATTGTTGGCTTTTTTCTCTACTAAATATATAGCAAAAAAATCAAGTGTATTAGGAAGAAGCAACAACATTAAGGTAATTGATGGAATTTCTTTAGGCAACAACACGAAGCTATTTATTGTAGAGATTCTTAATATTATTTATATTATTTATGATAACAATTCCCATGCTGTAGTAATAGAAAAGTATAATAAAGATGATATTGCTAATAAATTGGGGGATATAAAATCTGAAAAAGAAGATATAAGCTTAAGAATAAAGAAATTGCTATCAAAAAAAGAAAATACTTTAGAAAAGCTTAATAAGGAAAAGAAAAACAAAGACTACTAGATTAAGTGCGCCTTTGTTGTAAACAAACACTATTTACTTTAGAAAAGATAAGGATGAGACTATGAAATCTATACTAAAAATCACATTTATTATACTTATTTTTATATTGGCTTTTACAGGGATTAGTTTTGCTACACCTCAGATACCTTCACTAGGC is a genomic window containing:
- a CDS encoding response regulator; the protein is MAKGILIVDDAAFMRMMIKDILTKNGFNVAGEAENGAKAIEKYKELSPELVIMDITMPEVDGIQAVKEIKKIDSSAKIVMCSAMGQQAMVIEAIQAGAKDFIVKPFQADRVIEAVKKVIG
- the fliM gene encoding flagellar motor switch protein FliM, encoding MAEVLSQHEIDALLNALNSGEVDVKEIKDDSNEKKVKKYDFRNPQKIAKDQLRTLEIIHDNFSRLLQTFLSGYLRAPVKISVLTVDQYVYSEFTNAISNPAFLSIVNFEPLNGQIIIDISSNIAFTIIDRLLGGDGENLVDIRSFTEIELTLLKNVMQRTMDLIAEAWENVIILTPSLDKIETNSQFAQIISPNETIALVTMNLSIGNIEGLINLCIPHIVIEPILERLSTKLWFSTTTKDITEIDKELLRKRIKNTVVSLNANLSSTKITLGDLINLQTGDVIMLDNVIEDEVYINVGTQLKFFGKPGANKNKVAVQITRVQRDGDEIND
- the fliY gene encoding flagellar motor switch phosphatase FliY; its protein translation is MTDNMLSQEEIDMLLKGNYDSVDEDVLDDIEKDALGEIGNISMGTAATTLFTLLGQKVTITTPKVIVTTLREIADQYSIPFVAVDVKYKVGLEGANLLILKSDDVKVITDLMMGGDGKNINRDINEMDISAISEAMNQMVGSSCTSLSEMFSNLIDIEPPRAFQINLHENDFNLDNFGFDEPIVKVSFKMVVGDLIDSEIMQLIPLNFARNMVNKLLGKSDIDEITHEIQYEKEDLSYAPHKMQPEQNAITNSMSYSGKVEYDNHVEKMNNVKQNPVNVKKLELQQFETSESKVYNESIEMIQEIPIEITVELGRTTRKISEILEYGPGTIIELDKLLGEPLEIFANGKFIAKGEVVVIDDNFGVRITDIINPSKRISKN
- a CDS encoding flagellar basal body-associated FliL family protein, which produces MSTKKIFIIAIVSLVVILLAIGAVFLLISYKEKSEQNKPVKQYYHDVSEMYCNLKNSNRIVKIQITIEFTNEKLAEELQNKEFAIRHEINTTMVNKTEKDLEGEEGLSALRSELTTKIAKIFNTNEINKVYFKEIIVQ
- a CDS encoding flagellar biosynthetic protein FliO; this translates as MISELIKTFVYLATFIFVILLAFFSTKYIAKKSSVLGRSNNIKVIDGISLGNNTKLFIVEILNIIYIIYDNNSHAVVIEKYNKDDIANKLGDIKSEKEDISLRIKKLLSKKENTLEKLNKEKKNKDY